One region of Stegostoma tigrinum isolate sSteTig4 chromosome 19, sSteTig4.hap1, whole genome shotgun sequence genomic DNA includes:
- the LOC125461329 gene encoding CCAAT/enhancer-binding protein beta-like, with the protein MQSLTSWDSRCDSPCFQTAPTYINLMEVANFYESDCSPNKLHRDRSMTDLGIGDNESAIDFSPYIDPATASAAGGNFELGSDLLTDIMLSDEYKKKSLPDYNAYLSMMRSSSAGARHQGNILSCTPQFLETRLEPVFEQSPDGKGVKQESREEEAAAGGGMSVQPAAAAAAASSSSYVRPLLQYQCVASGSNSNLSTSSLSSSTTPPATPNSADSSRAAAKNKSKKLVDKHSDEYRLRRERNNIAVRKSRDKAKLRNVETQHKVLELTAENERLQKRVEQLSRELATLRNLFKQLPEHTLLSASSNC; encoded by the coding sequence ATGCAAAGTCTGACCAGCTGGGACTCGCGTTGCGACTCGCCATGTTTCCAGACGGCTCCGACCTACATTAATTTGATGGAAGTGGCCAACTTCTACGAGTCGGACTGTTCCCCGAACAAGTTGCACCGCGACCGTTCAATGACAGACCTGGGCATCGGTGACAACGAGAGTGCCATCGACTTCAGCCCATACATCGACCCGGCCACCGCCTCGGCAGCAGGGGGCAACTTTGAGCTCGGCAGCGACCTGCTGACGGATATTATGCTGTCAGACGAGTACAAGAAGAAATCCCTGCCCGACTACAACGCCTACTTGTCGATGATGCGCAGCTCGTCGGCCGGCGCCAGGCACCAGGGCAACATCCTGAGCTGCACCCCGCAGTTCCTGGAGACTCGGCTGGAGCCGGTGTTTGAGCAGAGCCCGGACGGCAAAGGGGTGAAGCAGGAGAGCCGGGAGGAAGAGGCCGCTGCTGGCGGGGGGATGTCAGTGCAGCCTGCAGCAGCGGCGGCCGCCGCCTCCTCTTCCTCGTACGTGAGGCCGCTGCTGCAGTACCAGTGCGTGGCCAGCGGCAGCAACAGCAACCTGTCCACCTCGTCCCTGTCCTCATCCACCACCCCTCCGGCCACCCCGAACTCGGCCGACTCCAGCCGAGCGGCCGCCAAGAACAAGAGCAAAAAGCTGGTGGACAAACACAGCGACGAGTACCGCCTGAGGAGGGAGAGGAACAACATCGCGGTGCGGAAGAGCAGGGACAAGGCCAAGCTCAGGAATGTAGAGACtcaacacaaagtgctggaactgACCGCCGAGAACGAGCGGCTCCAGAAGCGAGTGGAACAGCTCAGCCGGGAGCTGGCAACTCTGAGAAACTTGTTTAAACAGCTCCCGGAGCATACCCTGCTCAGTGCGTCCAGCAACTGCTGA